A portion of the Candidatus Tumulicola sp. genome contains these proteins:
- a CDS encoding copper amine oxidase N-terminal domain-containing protein, whose protein sequence is MTYRPLGAKALLAIVVSATFASALVAFARPVEMRIDGTRLASDVSPIATTSNHVFVPLRTVAEGVGVRTIQHANGGVDVVRGARSLHVKVGETAAAINGHPLMLEHPPFRVRGRVMVDLNVLADAFELHANYDRGAQRIDVRTIR, encoded by the coding sequence GTGACCTATCGTCCGCTCGGCGCGAAGGCATTGCTCGCGATCGTCGTATCCGCGACGTTCGCTTCGGCCCTGGTGGCTTTCGCACGGCCGGTTGAGATGCGGATCGACGGCACGCGGTTGGCGTCCGACGTGTCGCCGATCGCGACCACGTCCAATCACGTCTTTGTTCCCTTGCGCACGGTTGCCGAAGGCGTCGGCGTACGCACGATTCAGCATGCCAATGGTGGAGTCGACGTGGTGCGTGGAGCGCGATCGTTGCACGTGAAGGTGGGCGAGACCGCCGCGGCCATCAACGGCCACCCGCTGATGCTCGAGCATCCACCCTTTCGCGTGCGTGGCCGCGTGATGGTCGACCTCAACGTTTTAGCCGATGCGTTCGAGTTGCACGCGAACTACGATCGCGGCGCCCAGCGCATCGACGTTCGCACGATCAGATAA
- the ispG gene encoding flavodoxin-dependent (E)-4-hydroxy-3-methylbut-2-enyl-diphosphate synthase, with the protein MLRLRRQSKPIFLQNKTGKADAKSVWIGGDHPIAVQSMTTTDTADSDKTLEQIYGLAMEGCEIVRVTVKDPPDAAGLPAIVYRSPVPIVADIHFDHKMALAAIEAGVAKLRLNPGNIRDPKKVAEVVTAAKARGIPIRVGVNLGSLAPDLEKTLGLTAEAMVQSALRHVEMLEEHGHTDIAISLKAHDVLTTVEAYRLMDRRLRERETPYALHLGITEAGMLRDGTIKSSIGLGILLFEGIGDTLRVSLADDPIEEVPVCWGILKSLGLREKGFEITACPSCGRAEISVLELGRSVEAIAKSYNAPVKVAVMGCVVNGPGESKMADVGVAGGKGKGAIYRAGELVGTYPESELLGMLRLEIEKVIAEKYPDFSHEIGAAT; encoded by the coding sequence GTGTTACGTTTGCGTCGTCAAAGTAAGCCGATTTTTTTACAGAATAAGACGGGCAAAGCCGACGCCAAAAGCGTTTGGATCGGCGGCGATCATCCGATTGCCGTTCAGTCGATGACCACCACCGATACGGCCGACTCCGACAAAACGCTCGAGCAAATTTACGGTCTGGCCATGGAAGGTTGCGAAATCGTCCGCGTGACGGTCAAGGATCCGCCCGACGCAGCCGGACTTCCGGCGATCGTGTATCGCTCGCCCGTTCCGATCGTTGCAGACATTCACTTCGATCACAAGATGGCGCTTGCGGCCATCGAAGCCGGTGTCGCTAAACTGCGCCTCAATCCGGGCAATATCCGCGACCCCAAGAAGGTAGCCGAAGTCGTAACCGCAGCGAAAGCGCGCGGTATTCCGATTCGCGTCGGCGTCAATTTGGGTTCGCTGGCGCCCGACCTGGAGAAGACGCTGGGCCTCACCGCCGAAGCGATGGTGCAGTCGGCATTGCGGCATGTCGAGATGCTCGAGGAGCACGGCCATACCGACATCGCAATTTCTCTCAAAGCACACGACGTCCTGACGACCGTCGAAGCCTACCGGCTGATGGATCGCCGGCTTCGCGAGCGCGAAACGCCGTACGCCCTCCATCTCGGTATCACCGAAGCGGGCATGCTGCGCGACGGAACGATCAAGTCGTCGATCGGCTTGGGCATTCTGCTGTTCGAGGGCATCGGCGACACCCTGCGCGTATCGCTGGCCGACGATCCGATCGAGGAGGTCCCGGTCTGCTGGGGCATCCTGAAATCACTTGGATTGCGCGAAAAAGGCTTCGAAATAACGGCGTGCCCCTCGTGCGGACGTGCGGAGATTTCCGTGCTCGAACTCGGCCGCTCGGTCGAAGCGATCGCGAAGTCATATAACGCGCCCGTCAAAGTCGCCGTCATGGGTTGCGTCGTCAACGGTCCGGGCGAATCCAAGATGGCCGACGTCGGCGTCGCCGGCGGCAAAGGCAAAGGCGCGATCTATCGCGCCGGCGAGTTGGTCGGCACCTATCCGGAGAGCGAATTGCTCGGCATGTTGCGGCTGGAAATCGAAAAAGTGATCGCCGAGAAGTATCCCGATTTCTCGCACGAAATCGGCGCCGCCACGTGA